One region of Skermanella mucosa genomic DNA includes:
- a CDS encoding YqgE/AlgH family protein has translation MTDATRKPQYLTGQLLIAMPAMPDQRFQRSVIYICAHNPDGAMGLVINKLFGSITFPDLLEQLGIDTPGHAANMRVHFGGPVESGRGFVLHSTDFVREGTMTVDDDVALTATVDILRAIADGRGPKNAMLALGYAGWGPGQLDAEMQANGWLNAPADDSLLYDRDLDTKWERAIAKLGVSLSMLSGEAGHA, from the coding sequence ATGACTGATGCAACGCGGAAGCCCCAATATCTGACCGGCCAATTGCTGATCGCCATGCCGGCCATGCCGGACCAGCGGTTCCAGCGGTCGGTGATCTATATCTGTGCCCATAACCCGGACGGCGCCATGGGTCTGGTGATAAACAAGCTGTTCGGCTCGATCACCTTCCCGGACCTGCTGGAGCAACTCGGCATAGATACGCCGGGCCACGCGGCCAACATGCGGGTGCATTTCGGGGGACCCGTCGAGTCGGGCCGCGGCTTCGTGCTGCATTCGACCGATTTCGTCCGCGAAGGCACCATGACGGTGGACGACGACGTCGCGCTGACCGCCACGGTGGACATCCTGCGCGCGATCGCTGACGGGCGCGGGCCGAAGAACGCGATGCTGGCGCTGGGCTATGCCGGCTGGGGACCCGGCCAGCTCGACGCCGAGATGCAGGCCAACGGCTGGCTTAACGCGCCGGCCGACGACAGCCTGCTGTACGACCGCGACCTGGATACCAAGTGGGAGCGCGCCATCGCCAAGCTGGGCGTCAGCCTGTCCATGCTGTCGGGCGAAGCCGGCCACGCCTGA